One Mycobacterium kubicae genomic window carries:
- a CDS encoding amino acid-binding protein, translating into MPSYLLRIELVDRPGSLGSLAVALGSVGADILSLDVVERSGGHAIDDLVIELPPGAMPDTLITAAESLTGVRVDSVRPHTGLLEAHRELELLDHVAAAPDNQSKLQVLADEAPKVLRVSWCTIVRSDDGKLVRLAVSAGAPETRADSAPWLPIERAATLDGGAEWVPKAWRDMDTTMVAAPLRDPHTAVVLGRPGPQFRPSEVARLGYLAGIVATMLR; encoded by the coding sequence GTGCCGTCGTATCTGTTGCGGATCGAACTGGTCGACCGACCAGGCAGTTTGGGGTCACTGGCGGTCGCGCTGGGCTCGGTCGGCGCCGACATTCTGTCGCTGGACGTGGTCGAGCGCAGCGGCGGGCACGCCATCGACGACCTGGTCATCGAACTCCCGCCGGGCGCCATGCCCGACACGCTGATCACCGCCGCCGAGTCGCTGACCGGCGTGCGGGTGGACAGCGTGCGACCGCATACCGGACTGCTGGAAGCGCACCGCGAACTCGAACTGCTCGACCATGTCGCCGCCGCCCCGGACAACCAGTCCAAACTGCAAGTGTTGGCCGACGAAGCACCCAAGGTGCTGCGGGTCAGTTGGTGCACGATCGTGCGCAGCGACGACGGGAAGCTGGTGCGTCTGGCCGTCAGCGCGGGGGCGCCGGAAACCCGGGCGGATTCCGCGCCCTGGCTGCCGATCGAGCGCGCCGCCACGTTGGACGGTGGTGCCGAGTGGGTGCCGAAGGCCTGGCGCGATATGGACACCACCATGGTGGCGGCGCCGCTGCGCGACCCGCATACCGCGGTGGTGCTGGGCCGGCCCGGCCCGCAATTCCGCCCCTCGGAGGTGGCTCGGTTGGGCTACTTGGCGGGCATTGTGGCGACGATGTTGCGCTAG
- a CDS encoding AAA family ATPase, translating into MTTTRIQPDQQAMEHAYRVVNAISAAFARKVVGQDYLRESLLLAMLTGGNILLEGVPGLAKTTAARVVADAISGGFQRIQCTPDLLPSDIIGTQIFDSSTNTFTTQLGPVHANIVLLDEINRSSAKTQSAMLEAMEERQTTIAGQVYRIPEPFLVIATQNPVDQEGTYPLSEAQTDRFMLKEVLRYPRPEDEVEVIARIDAGVYDRDAPPHPVVSLDEIVRLQNTVRNVHLDPTLIRYVSDLVHVTRNAEQFLPSELARLVEYGASPRATIAFCQAARALAVLSGRNHVIPDDIRKLAHRVLRHRLILGFEAATVNVTPEMVIDAVLQAVRVP; encoded by the coding sequence ATGACTACTACCCGCATCCAGCCCGACCAGCAGGCGATGGAGCACGCATACCGCGTGGTCAACGCCATCTCTGCGGCCTTCGCGCGCAAGGTCGTCGGACAGGACTATCTCCGCGAGTCGCTGCTGCTGGCAATGCTCACCGGGGGGAACATCCTGCTCGAAGGGGTGCCGGGTCTGGCCAAGACCACCGCCGCCCGGGTGGTCGCAGACGCCATCTCCGGGGGCTTCCAGCGCATCCAGTGCACGCCTGATCTGCTCCCCAGCGACATCATCGGCACCCAGATCTTCGACTCCTCGACCAACACCTTCACCACCCAACTGGGTCCGGTGCACGCCAACATCGTGCTGCTCGACGAGATCAACCGGTCCAGCGCCAAGACGCAAAGCGCGATGCTCGAAGCGATGGAGGAACGCCAGACCACGATCGCCGGACAGGTCTATCGCATCCCGGAACCGTTCCTGGTGATCGCTACGCAGAATCCGGTCGACCAGGAAGGGACCTATCCCTTGTCTGAGGCGCAGACCGACAGGTTCATGCTCAAGGAGGTGCTGCGTTACCCCCGGCCCGAGGACGAGGTCGAAGTGATCGCCCGCATCGACGCCGGGGTGTACGACCGGGACGCCCCGCCACACCCCGTGGTGAGCCTCGACGAAATCGTGCGTCTGCAGAACACCGTGCGCAACGTGCACCTGGACCCGACGTTGATCCGCTACGTCAGTGATCTGGTGCACGTCACGCGTAACGCGGAGCAGTTTCTGCCCTCCGAGTTGGCCCGGCTGGTGGAGTACGGCGCCAGCCCACGAGCCACCATCGCTTTCTGCCAGGCGGCCCGAGCGCTGGCGGTGCTGTCGGGGCGAAACCACGTGATACCCGACGACATCCGCAAGCTCGCGCATCGCGTCCTGCGGCACCGGCTGATCCTGGGCTTCGAGGCGGCCACCGTCAACGTCACCCCCGAAATGGTGATCGACGCTGTGCTGCAAGCGGTTCGAGTTCCCTGA
- a CDS encoding DUF58 domain-containing protein yields MGRHLNHAKSHFGTDTRRLLEGGRYALVHTRSLELNDLRPYVPGDDVRDIDWKASARSGSVLIKRFVSEKHHKILLVADSGRNMSALAASGEVKRDVATNVMGAIGLIAMGRSDEVGMVCGDSRGSVTIRSRRSETHIESLLDRFYTNASRDAATSDIVGQLDFVSRSHRHRLLLVVVSDEPDVTPALGDVLKRLSGRHELIWLMIVDMPAIGAGEGDLGGFDVATGRFVLGGSALGPRVIAAYQAAEERRCEQLDAFLTAHRVRFARITGSDEIRPRIVELSEAYRNAG; encoded by the coding sequence ATGGGTCGACACCTCAACCACGCCAAGTCCCATTTCGGAACCGACACCCGCCGGTTGCTCGAGGGTGGCCGCTACGCCTTGGTGCACACCAGAAGCCTGGAGCTCAACGATCTACGGCCGTATGTCCCGGGTGACGACGTCCGCGACATCGACTGGAAGGCCTCGGCGCGGTCCGGATCGGTCCTCATCAAGCGCTTCGTGTCCGAGAAGCACCACAAAATCCTGCTGGTGGCAGACTCGGGCCGCAACATGTCGGCACTGGCCGCCAGCGGCGAAGTCAAGCGTGACGTGGCCACCAACGTGATGGGCGCCATCGGGCTCATCGCCATGGGCCGAAGTGACGAAGTGGGCATGGTGTGCGGCGATTCCCGAGGCTCAGTCACGATCCGCAGCCGGCGCAGCGAGACGCACATCGAAAGCCTGCTGGATCGCTTCTACACCAACGCTTCTCGGGATGCGGCCACCAGCGACATCGTCGGACAGCTCGACTTCGTCTCCCGGTCCCACCGCCACCGCCTGTTGCTGGTCGTGGTGTCCGACGAGCCCGACGTCACCCCCGCTTTGGGCGACGTGCTCAAGCGGCTGAGCGGACGACACGAATTGATCTGGCTGATGATCGTCGACATGCCGGCGATCGGGGCGGGAGAGGGCGATCTGGGCGGCTTCGACGTAGCGACCGGACGTTTCGTGCTCGGCGGCTCGGCGCTGGGTCCGCGCGTGATCGCCGCCTACCAGGCGGCCGAGGAGCGCCGGTGCGAGCAACTCGACGCCTTCTTGACCGCACACCGGGTGCGCTTCGCGCGGATCACCGGAAGCGACGAAATCCGGCCCCGGATAGTCGAATTGAGCGAAGCGTACCGCAATGCCGGCTGA